The genome window CAGTTTGAATgcgtggggggagggggggctgGTCCTTCACTCTGTACATAAGGCATAAATGCAAAAAACAGTGctaataaattttttaattcTGGATTGCAGCACCAGTGCAAAGTAACAGAAGCTAAAAGATTTTGTACCATCCTTTTCTGTTTAAATTCTTCTTATCTGCATTCTTGTggttttttaagaaaaaaacccaatagtGCAGATTCAGCACACTGACTAAACAAACCGGAAACCTCTTAAATGACAACCAGTCAGCACACAGTCTCTCCAGGCGGCACTTCAGCTACATCGTCTTTCAGGACCAACACTGACTGAGCCCTGACTTCGTCGATCTGGTCCTGCACAGAACGCACCCACAAATCCAGCTGTTCCTGAAGAGCGCGCGCGCCTTGGTCGATTTTCTCCTGTCGGTTCTTCAGTTGTTCCAGCTGCTCGCGGTTTTCCTGGGCTCTCTTCTGCCCGGCCCGCTCTGCTGGCCCGGAAGGCGCTCGTCGGCCTTGCATGCAACTGTTGAACTCCTCCGGGGTGAGGTTCAGAGCTGGGCCGTCCAGCTTCTCGATGAAGGCAACGGTGCACGACTGAGGACAGAATGAAGAGAGATCACGGCTTATGAACGCCCCGTATAGGCTACTCACCATCCACTTGATTATGTACACCCTGAATATTCATGCTGTTATccaaaatactcaaaccagtccatctggAACCAACAGATAAAGTCACAGATCACAATTACCCgtagctcttgacctgtacctaCATGAatggctgactggataactgcatgaacacacaagtgttcctaataaagtggacggcgAGCACACGTGTACGTTATTGTATTTGTAAACCCACCAGGTTTGTAAAGTAGTAGCCGCTCTCTCCTGCCATCAGGCTGTGCGGCAGGCCGAAGCGGACAATGTAGTTTATGTTGGAGTGCAAACGGGGCGGGTTGGCTCTCAGCACGACGTAAATCAGACCAGACAGGAAGTCGTCCGCATTCGCCGGCTGCCTGTTCTCAGAGGCGAGCGCTTGGAAAACATGCTGGCTACACTTGGACAAACAGGCCAGTTTATCCTGAGGTGCACGCTTGGCGTCCATCTCGATGATGGCTGTGGGATACGacatagaaagaaagaaaaaaagttagattaaactactacatttaatttaactgaggcagagggtttttttttttgctgtcagGTCAGAACCTGTAATTGCAGGTAAATACGGGTCACTGGTGTCTGAGCCACCCTGCGGAAAAGGCACACGCAGCATCTCAGGAGTGACCCAGTTCAACGACCTGTCGGAttaaaacagacaaataaatgtattgcattaaaatatatatatattttaaaaataataagaattatATTACCCTACGACtcacataaacacaacaaaacaacaatcacATGTGCAGACAAATTGTGTCAGCTGCCTGGAGGACAAGTCGGTTCAACAACCagttcaagaaaaaaaaaaaaaaaaaaaaaaagaaacaaacaacaaaaaacagtcatctgaactgaaaataaaaagtattcGTTTGGTACGTAACGCGTATAATCCGAATCCCACCGTCTGCTGCACTTCACACGATAGCTGAGACGTGACCTAGCTGACGGTGGAACAAATCAACCGAGCAACGTAAAGCTGTCGTACAACTCTCCTGCTAGCAAAACATGACCGTCAAGAGaaaatttttaaatgctaaataagACTCAAAGGCTATCGTCCCGTCCTGAagacagcaaggccaattttattgttttctcgATACACTAAAGATATTTGGACTACaggtcagaatttcagcttttgtttccACGTATTTACTGATAGACGTGTTGAGCAACTTAGCACGTGGCACATTTAGTTTGAACCCAGCCATTATTTCCAATATGTATCAGAGATAAAAGGTGCGATCATGAAAGTGCCACAGAAGGATATGGCgacatacacatttatatacacGTTCATTTCCCTGAACCGGTATTAAATGCACTTATATGGCTGCCTAGCTCACAATACATTATAATGTGACGTTACACTTTTTAATCTGGTCAATTAAGTTTCGGcacaaaccaaaacatgggaGAGGTTGCGTATGGGAGCTTTTAACGAATTAATTTATGATGTCTACTCCTGAATCAAAATCAATTCCAAACAGCACAACAAAGTAAACGTCTAAACTATGAAGCCAATCACGTATATAATGACAGAAGTAAAACTCATCAATTAAAACACTCCCTGGATTCAAAAACACATTGTTTACTGATAGAGAGACTTACTTGATCCTTCTCTGGAGTGTTAGATCCTTCTGTTCGTCATCACAGCTGTCGTGGCAGAAGACCCACTTGTGGAGACGAGTCATGATCAACTTCTCGACATGTTCCATCATGTGAGAAACCTGCGGCTCGGGCAGACCTGAAAGCACGGAAAAGATCTGTTCATCGTTACGAGCGCCACACAGCTTGTGAACGTGTAGTAAACCTGCCCCGTGACGTAAACGTGACAACAATTCCCCCACCTGGCCGGGGCTCGTTCAAGTAAACTAGCTTATTTCCCACAGACGTCCTGCTGGACTCACCACTGAAGTGAACAGTAATATTCTGATAGAAATCCTGCACCAGGTCTGACTGCTTCTGTACAGGCAGGTCCTGAAATAAAAGAGATACGACCCTCGTATGAGCAGGAACATGTTTTCGGGAAGATCCCTCGCTGATATTGAAACGGGAAACGGGAGGCTGGGAGAGAGATTTACGTGGTAAGCGTCGATGGTGTTGAGGAAGGCTGTGCAGCGGGACTGCAGACGCTGTGAGGACGGTTTGCGCAGCAGTTTGAGAAAGCCGGGGAAATCGccaggctccaggctctgaaAGGCCTTCAGGGCTGCTTCCTGGCCTTCAGGTGACTCTGCAAAAATAGAAGCattagatagagagagacagatagtcaGTCAACAATCTCTAGTAAATAAGTAgtttagagaaagaaaaaataaataaataaaaattccacaCTTTACTAACAGCTACATAGTTAGATCAGGTTTTTAATGCTTATTTTGCCCCTAATCTTCCAATAAATCATCAATGTgatgatttttatatatttcttaaaatgcAGACTTATTCTGCTACTTATTACGTGTCTTGAATATAATCAAATTTATCTAGTAGTTCCTAATGCAAGATTAAAATACACTAAATATATCATTATTAAGGCTATGTATTTTGTACAAAGTTAGAAAGGAGTAAACATCAAGCTGAATAATCgtatatttgatttataattagagatagagagatagattttttttataacgaTACTGATTTGCATGTTTATGCGTCCGATAAccgatatttatttactgtttcaCTTCCATTTTTGACACAATGATAACGCCACCACTGAGCTGAACAAACCGTTTCATTTAGAATGATTgtgtcaatttcacttcctcctcaCATACAAAACAACTCATTTATATACACCAATAAAATAGTggggtctgaaagagtgcaataaataaataaatagaaaaagtGTACTTCTACtaagctgtctttttttttttttttttaaataaaagctttgatGAGGTAAACAAACAGGTAAAACAAAGTAcataatcataaaaatatttctaataaataataaaaaaaaaattctcaaaacGCCATTTATCAGTGGAGCCGATATTACAAAACCGATCTCCGATAATGGAAAAATGCTGAAATATCAGGGGGAAACTATTATCCCTCGATCTCcatttataataatttcataAGAACTACTCTTCAAATCTGCACATATTGACACTATTGTCACTTACTGAGAGCTTGTTTCTGTACGTTACGATACCTTTTACTTGCTACTTATTATCATTTGTACGTAACTGACTTCATTTAATCAAACTGGACGTGAACGCAGCTATTCGTAAATCATTCAAGAATCAAGAGCGTTTCATATCCTACACGAGCTCcagagtttgtgtaaattcaccCATAAAGAGCCTCCCTATTAAATGAGCCTCGACCGACTGCCCTCAATTTGAGTAACTGGAGTTGCTTAAAATTTTATATACGGATTATATACGTTTAAAGAGCTTTTTTTCCCTGTTACACGCATCAATTAAAacaagtccataaatgaagactAGCCATTCAATCAGGACGGCAGAAATGCCATCGTTTAGAAGGAGGAAGTGTTTGCGTCTGTGGTAGCtacagtggctgagctgcattactggaagtcTCCATGAAATCACAATTGAAGTTCTGTGGCTTTTCGAATGAATATTTGAGCCTTAAGGTTATCCATTAATTAGTGTGCTCCAGAGCAATGACAGATTTCACAATTAGAAGATacatgcattcaaaatgtacaatcTCACTTTACCACCAATACAGAGCAACCGTTTTAAATAATATTCTACACGTCAtattctcatcagattttctgtccaatcaaatgcacTCTAGAATCTGTCCCCAACACTATCCATGGTCAAAGACGTTTTAACCCAGTCAGTGAGGTcagctaaacgctattggctatttaaaaagaggGAGGAGCCATGCGatgtcccaccctgacttcctgctTCAGTGGAAATTGTCAACACATTGATTAACGCTGCACAGTTCAAGGCACTTTAAGCACATTAGGAAGCAGCGTTTCGCCGTTTAG of Ictalurus punctatus breed USDA103 chromosome 22, Coco_2.0, whole genome shotgun sequence contains these proteins:
- the LOC108255693 gene encoding rab5 GDP/GTP exchange factor translates to MWAEQKRGIHVTQAELLCKDGCGFYGNPAWQGYCSKCWRKRTRTTETSKEDHGLQDEGSSQLNLFKTEEKKNAEKGRRSSTIMRLFWGSSSPPRQESPEGQEAALKAFQSLEPGDFPGFLKLLRKPSSQRLQSRCTAFLNTIDAYHDLPVQKQSDLVQDFYQNITVHFSGLPEPQVSHMMEHVEKLIMTRLHKWVFCHDSCDDEQKDLTLQRRIKSLNWVTPEMLRVPFPQGGSDTSDPYLPAITAIIEMDAKRAPQDKLACLSKCSQHVFQALASENRQPANADDFLSGLIYVVLRANPPRLHSNINYIVRFGLPHSLMAGESGYYFTNLSCTVAFIEKLDGPALNLTPEEFNSCMQGRRAPSGPAERAGQKRAQENREQLEQLKNRQEKIDQGARALQEQLDLWVRSVQDQIDEVRAQSVLVLKDDVAEVPPGETVC